Proteins from one Pontibacter korlensis genomic window:
- a CDS encoding isopenicillin N synthase family dioxygenase has product MSEILFDEIPSLDLADLTSGDAERKAQFVKQLGEAYQNIGFIALRNHGLSDELTEQLYAATKEFFALPDEVKQKYEHPELAGQRGYVGKGKEKAKGFNTGDLKEFYHVGQELSDIPDSDPIKAEYPDNVFPEEIPAFKEVTLEAYRRLEAAGKQILRAIAIHLGLEENYFDEKVKYGNSILRPIHYFPIEDPDSVPADAVRAAEHGDINLITLLMGASADGLQVLRRDGQWIPITALPEQVVVNVGDMLARLTNNKLKSTIHRVVNPPRELMHTSRYSIPFFMHPRSEMDLTCLESCIDEKNPKAYPDATAGEYLTERLIELGLKKV; this is encoded by the coding sequence ATGAGCGAGATTTTGTTTGACGAGATCCCTTCTCTCGACCTGGCGGATTTGACTTCTGGAGATGCGGAGAGAAAGGCTCAATTTGTTAAGCAGCTGGGCGAAGCCTACCAAAACATCGGCTTCATTGCCTTGCGTAACCATGGCCTTAGCGACGAGCTAACAGAGCAGCTTTACGCGGCCACAAAAGAGTTCTTTGCCTTGCCAGACGAGGTGAAGCAGAAGTATGAGCACCCGGAACTTGCCGGCCAGCGTGGCTATGTTGGCAAGGGGAAAGAGAAAGCAAAGGGATTCAACACTGGCGACCTGAAAGAGTTCTACCACGTAGGCCAGGAGCTGAGCGATATTCCAGACAGCGACCCTATTAAAGCAGAATATCCTGATAATGTCTTCCCAGAGGAGATACCAGCATTTAAAGAAGTAACTCTGGAGGCTTACCGCAGGCTAGAGGCTGCCGGGAAGCAAATATTACGTGCTATTGCCATTCACTTGGGCTTAGAGGAAAACTACTTTGATGAGAAAGTGAAGTATGGCAACAGCATTCTGCGCCCTATCCACTACTTCCCTATTGAAGATCCGGATAGCGTACCTGCTGATGCAGTGCGTGCTGCTGAACACGGAGACATCAACCTTATCACCTTACTGATGGGTGCCAGTGCCGATGGCCTGCAGGTACTTCGTCGTGATGGACAGTGGATTCCAATTACTGCGCTGCCAGAGCAAGTAGTGGTAAACGTAGGCGACATGCTGGCGCGTTTAACTAACAACAAGCTGAAGTCTACCATTCACCGTGTGGTTAACCCGCCGCGCGAACTGATGCATACTTCTCGCTACTCCATTCCGTTCTTTATGCACCCACGCTCCGAAATGGACCTGACTTGCCTGGAGAGCTGCATTGACGAGAAGAATCCAAAAGCCTACCCAGACGCGACAGCAGGTGAATACCTGACCGAGCGGCTGATAGAGCTTGGCTTAAAGAAAGTATAA
- a CDS encoding PKD domain-containing protein produces MKKPSFLLVMLALFLFSCSKDESIIVPTPEFTIPGEFYTTEEYVTIKNVSEADGYHWDFGNGTTSKQREPDSYIYAAPGTYTVTLTTYTAGVAKTVEKKIKVVRLYAYEVQLQSYFENYALEGGDIAAP; encoded by the coding sequence ATGAAGAAACCATCTTTTCTCCTCGTCATGCTAGCTCTGTTTCTTTTTTCTTGTAGCAAAGATGAAAGTATAATAGTGCCTACCCCTGAGTTTACTATTCCGGGTGAGTTTTATACGACAGAAGAGTATGTTACCATAAAGAATGTAAGCGAGGCAGATGGGTATCACTGGGATTTCGGTAATGGCACAACCTCTAAACAGCGGGAGCCTGATTCGTATATTTATGCTGCGCCAGGTACATATACTGTTACGCTTACAACCTACACAGCAGGCGTTGCAAAGACAGTAGAGAAGAAGATAAAGGTGGTGCGGCTATATGCCTACGAAGTGCAGTTGCAGAGCTATTTCGAAAATTATGCATTGGAGGGAGGTGATATCGCTGCTCCTTAG